Proteins co-encoded in one Anabas testudineus chromosome 8, fAnaTes1.2, whole genome shotgun sequence genomic window:
- the gng13b gene encoding guanine nucleotide-binding protein G(I)/G(S)/G(O) subunit gamma-13b translates to MDEMDLPQMKKEVESLKYQLAFKREKSSKTVTDLVKWIEDCVPEDPFLNPELMKNNPWVEKGKCILL, encoded by the exons ATGGATGAGATGGACTTGCCCCAGATGAAGAAGGAGGTGGAGAGCCTCAAGTATCAGCTGGCCTTCAAACGAGAGAAGTCCTCCAAGACTGTGACTGA TTTGGTAAAGTGGATAGAGGACTGCGTCCCAGAGGATCCCTTTCTGAATCCAGAGCTGATGAAGAACAACCCGTGGGTGGAGAAGGGAAAGTGCATCCTTCTTTAG